In the Maribacter sp. MJ134 genome, one interval contains:
- a CDS encoding alpha/beta hydrolase family protein, whose product MKKLVVLVSIILVWACKEEPKTPSIADTMQTYTIEQMMDNEAIGGGSFSPDKSKLLISSNRSGIYNMYTVPAAGGQMEPLTKSDSTSIFAISYFPNDERILFRMDGNGDEIYHIYLRETDGTHTDLTPEEGARANFYGWAKDKKSFFFASNKRDARYTDLYEMDLENFSSKMVYKNEDGYFLGGLSDDKKYLPLIKPINTNDADLYLYSMDDKSMVKINDNQSANSPEDFSPDGTALYYTTDDGSEFAQLMKYDIASKSKERVMTRSWDISGSYFTENGTYQVTYINEDAKNTIEIKEVATDKNIPLPTTAGMDISNVSFSDDETLMTFYAGGSHTPSNLYVYNLETKEQTQLTDVLNTEIEAQDLVNAEVIRYKSFDGLEIPAIYYKPHQANAKNKVPALVWVHGGPGGQSRQRFSSFIQYLVNHGYAVLAVNNRGSSGYGKTFYQMDDLNHGDKDLKDCVEGKNWLASQPEIDSEKIGIIGGSYGGYMTMAALTYTPEEFDVGVNLFGVTNWIRTLRSIPSWWEAQKEALYLELGDPNSADSVRLRAISPLFHTDKVTKPLIVLQGSKDPRVLQVESDEIVAGVKKNGVPVEYVLFDDEGHGFVKKENQIEAYSRVLEFLNVYLKGDKGKPIEDAEFIESEV is encoded by the coding sequence ATGAAAAAATTAGTTGTCTTAGTGTCAATTATTCTGGTTTGGGCCTGTAAAGAGGAGCCAAAAACACCTTCTATTGCGGACACTATGCAAACCTATACCATTGAACAAATGATGGATAACGAGGCTATAGGCGGTGGAAGTTTTTCTCCGGATAAGTCCAAATTACTCATTTCAAGTAATCGTTCCGGTATTTACAACATGTACACGGTACCAGCTGCAGGTGGACAGATGGAACCATTAACAAAATCTGACAGTACCTCTATTTTCGCTATTTCCTATTTCCCCAATGACGAACGTATTTTATTTCGAATGGACGGGAATGGTGATGAAATCTATCACATCTATCTCAGGGAAACCGATGGCACCCATACAGACCTCACCCCTGAAGAAGGTGCCAGGGCTAATTTTTATGGTTGGGCTAAGGATAAGAAGAGTTTCTTTTTTGCTTCGAACAAAAGGGATGCACGATACACGGATTTATATGAAATGGATTTAGAGAATTTCTCCTCCAAAATGGTATACAAGAACGAGGATGGCTATTTTCTTGGTGGTTTATCGGACGATAAAAAATACCTTCCGTTGATAAAGCCAATCAATACCAATGATGCCGACCTCTATCTTTATAGTATGGACGATAAATCGATGGTGAAAATCAACGATAACCAAAGTGCCAATAGTCCCGAAGACTTTTCCCCGGACGGTACAGCCCTTTATTACACTACGGACGATGGCAGCGAGTTTGCACAGCTCATGAAATACGATATTGCAAGTAAATCAAAAGAAAGAGTTATGACGCGTAGTTGGGATATCTCCGGTTCTTACTTTACAGAAAATGGGACGTATCAGGTTACCTATATCAACGAAGATGCTAAAAATACGATTGAAATAAAGGAGGTGGCTACGGATAAGAACATACCGTTGCCTACCACTGCCGGCATGGATATCAGTAACGTTAGTTTTTCAGATGATGAGACCCTGATGACTTTTTACGCTGGAGGTTCGCACACACCAAGCAACCTTTACGTCTATAATTTGGAGACAAAAGAGCAAACCCAACTGACCGATGTGCTCAATACTGAAATTGAGGCTCAGGATTTGGTGAACGCGGAGGTTATCCGTTACAAATCCTTTGACGGATTAGAAATTCCGGCTATTTATTATAAGCCGCATCAAGCTAACGCAAAAAATAAAGTACCTGCCTTGGTTTGGGTGCATGGCGGTCCAGGAGGTCAGTCCAGACAGCGATTCAGTTCTTTTATCCAATACTTGGTCAATCACGGTTATGCCGTGCTGGCAGTTAACAACAGAGGAAGTAGTGGTTATGGTAAAACCTTTTATCAAATGGATGATTTAAACCACGGTGATAAAGACCTCAAGGATTGCGTGGAAGGTAAAAATTGGTTAGCCTCACAACCCGAAATCGACAGTGAAAAAATTGGAATTATCGGTGGGTCTTATGGCGGTTATATGACCATGGCCGCACTTACTTATACTCCAGAGGAATTTGATGTCGGTGTAAATCTTTTCGGGGTGACCAACTGGATACGTACGCTACGCAGTATACCGTCTTGGTGGGAGGCCCAAAAAGAAGCACTGTATTTAGAACTAGGCGATCCTAATAGTGCAGATTCGGTTCGGTTGCGTGCCATTTCGCCCTTGTTTCATACGGATAAAGTGACCAAACCACTTATTGTATTGCAAGGCTCAAAAGACCCCAGAGTGCTTCAGGTAGAGTCGGATGAAATTGTAGCTGGTGTAAAGAAGAACGGGGTTCCTGTAGAGTATGTACTATTTGACGATGAAGGCCATGGATTTGTAAAAAAAGAAAACCAGATAGAAGCCTACAGTAGGGTACTGGAATTTTTGAATGTGTACTTAAAAGGTGACAAAGGAAAACCAATAGAAGATGCCGAGTTTATAGAAAGTGAGGTGTAA
- a CDS encoding WD40/YVTN/BNR-like repeat-containing protein, with translation MTKKLFFLSMLFASLFTVAQELDMKLMQDLKPRNIGPGGMSGRVTAIDVVTDNPDMMYVGTASGGLWKSNSGGITWEPIFNEEVTASVGAVAIQQSNPSVLWVGTGEGNPRNSLNGGYGVYKSLDGGKTWKAMGLEKTRHIHRIKIDPTDPNTVYVGAIGSPWGEHAERGVYKTTDGGLSWEKILFVNNKTGVADMVMDPDNPNKLLVAMWEHKRDPWFFKSGGTGSGLYMTHDGGENWKKLSDEDGLPKGDLGRIGIAIAPGKTNVVYALVEAKKNALYKSEDGGFKWKMINNKEDIGNRPFYYSEIYVDPENENRVFSVFTYVNVSQDEGKNFTQLMPAYRANNGVHPDHHAFWIHPENGQFMMDGNDGGLNISKDGGKSWRFIGNLPVAQFYHINVDNEYPYNVYGGMQDNGSWRGPAYVWRDQGIRNSYWQEIAFGDGFDVVPDLDDSQYGYAMSQQGFVARYDWKTGNNYIVRPTPPDAKTKLRFNWNAAIGQDPFDNSTVYFGSQFVHKSTDKGLTWEVISPDLTTNDPEKQKQSESGGLTMDATGAENHCTLLVIEPSPLEKDMLWTASDDGRVHYTQNGGATWVEVTANIKGLPKGSWITQIKASNKNKGEALLVANDYRRFNYTAYAYRTKDYGKTWSRIVDDTDVESYVLSIVEDIENKNLLFLGTDDGLYISLDGATSWQKWTEGFPTVSTKDLVIHPREHDLVIGTFGRAAWVLDDIRPLRALASDKSILNTDAKLFSPPTAYQAAYQQPTGSRFGGDAMYNAENRKSGAMITYFLKEGKKAMKKEKSDDKDDEANTTETDTEKKELTGVQKKDSIQFDFYDGDRLIRTLKYKTPEKAGFHRIYWNMDEKGPDRPSRKIVKKKKESGGVDVKPGTYTIKLHFGDVKDETTITVKSDPRLNVNTASIAEVYKTGKEIEEMTQTAADAVTQLVESKMVAEKYSKELKEIDEKKYKDQIKASKDIVKQIDSVVALYIGKVDKRQGITRNPEITVMQRIGNASYYSSTRKNGITKTERDLITYAKNELKMALNETNSFFRNKWKAYRASIESLNVSPFKETETFSLDE, from the coding sequence ATGACTAAAAAGCTATTTTTCCTCTCGATGCTTTTCGCATCCCTATTTACTGTTGCACAAGAATTGGACATGAAACTCATGCAAGACCTAAAACCTAGAAATATAGGTCCCGGTGGTATGAGCGGTAGGGTTACGGCTATTGACGTGGTTACCGATAATCCGGATATGATGTACGTAGGAACCGCTTCTGGCGGGTTGTGGAAATCCAATTCGGGTGGTATAACCTGGGAACCTATATTTAATGAAGAGGTTACCGCATCCGTCGGAGCTGTGGCCATACAACAGTCCAATCCTTCCGTACTTTGGGTAGGCACGGGCGAAGGAAACCCTAGAAACAGCCTAAATGGTGGTTATGGCGTATATAAATCGCTAGACGGTGGTAAAACTTGGAAGGCGATGGGCCTTGAAAAAACAAGACACATCCATAGAATAAAAATAGACCCTACGGACCCCAATACCGTTTATGTAGGTGCTATCGGCTCGCCATGGGGCGAACATGCCGAGAGAGGTGTTTACAAAACTACCGACGGTGGCCTAAGCTGGGAGAAGATACTTTTTGTAAACAACAAAACTGGAGTTGCCGATATGGTAATGGACCCCGACAATCCCAATAAACTATTGGTGGCCATGTGGGAGCATAAACGCGACCCTTGGTTTTTTAAATCCGGCGGTACGGGAAGCGGCTTATATATGACCCATGACGGGGGCGAAAACTGGAAAAAACTGAGTGATGAAGACGGACTCCCAAAAGGTGACCTTGGACGTATAGGAATTGCCATTGCTCCCGGTAAAACTAATGTAGTTTATGCCTTGGTTGAAGCTAAAAAGAATGCCCTCTACAAATCCGAGGATGGTGGTTTCAAATGGAAAATGATCAACAATAAGGAGGATATTGGTAACAGACCATTTTATTATTCAGAAATCTATGTAGACCCCGAGAACGAAAATCGTGTATTCTCCGTATTCACTTACGTCAATGTTTCTCAGGACGAAGGAAAAAACTTTACCCAACTAATGCCGGCATACCGAGCGAACAATGGGGTACATCCCGACCATCATGCCTTTTGGATTCATCCGGAAAATGGGCAGTTTATGATGGACGGGAATGACGGAGGACTCAATATTTCAAAGGACGGCGGAAAGTCTTGGCGCTTTATTGGTAATCTGCCCGTAGCGCAATTCTATCATATCAATGTAGATAACGAGTATCCCTATAATGTCTATGGTGGCATGCAGGATAATGGGTCTTGGAGAGGCCCCGCCTATGTTTGGAGGGACCAAGGGATTCGAAATAGCTATTGGCAGGAAATTGCTTTTGGTGATGGTTTTGACGTAGTACCGGATTTGGATGATTCACAATATGGCTATGCCATGAGTCAGCAAGGTTTTGTTGCTCGCTATGATTGGAAAACAGGAAATAATTACATCGTACGCCCTACCCCACCGGATGCGAAAACTAAATTGCGCTTTAATTGGAACGCCGCTATAGGTCAGGACCCGTTCGACAATAGTACTGTCTATTTTGGGAGTCAATTTGTACATAAAAGCACGGACAAGGGCTTAACATGGGAAGTTATCTCTCCTGATTTGACTACCAATGACCCTGAAAAGCAGAAGCAGAGCGAGAGTGGCGGACTTACCATGGATGCCACCGGAGCGGAAAACCATTGTACGCTACTCGTCATTGAGCCGTCACCCTTAGAAAAAGATATGTTATGGACCGCCTCGGACGATGGTCGCGTACATTATACGCAAAACGGAGGAGCCACTTGGGTAGAGGTAACCGCTAATATTAAAGGTTTACCAAAAGGTAGTTGGATAACCCAGATTAAAGCGTCCAACAAGAACAAAGGAGAAGCCTTATTGGTGGCCAATGATTATAGAAGATTTAATTATACGGCTTATGCCTACAGGACTAAGGACTATGGTAAAACTTGGTCTAGAATCGTCGATGATACGGATGTAGAAAGCTATGTGCTGAGTATCGTTGAAGATATCGAAAACAAGAACCTCTTATTTTTAGGAACGGACGATGGTTTATACATTTCCTTGGATGGCGCCACTTCTTGGCAAAAATGGACGGAGGGCTTCCCAACCGTTTCTACTAAAGATCTCGTAATCCATCCACGGGAACATGATTTGGTTATCGGAACTTTTGGCCGTGCGGCATGGGTTTTGGATGATATCAGACCGTTACGAGCGCTCGCCAGCGATAAGAGTATCCTAAATACCGATGCAAAATTGTTCAGTCCACCGACGGCATATCAAGCGGCATACCAACAACCCACTGGTAGTAGATTTGGCGGCGATGCCATGTATAACGCCGAAAATAGGAAGTCGGGCGCAATGATTACCTACTTTTTAAAAGAAGGGAAGAAAGCCATGAAGAAGGAAAAATCGGATGATAAAGATGATGAGGCCAACACAACGGAAACCGATACGGAGAAAAAAGAATTGACAGGTGTTCAAAAAAAGGATTCCATTCAGTTCGATTTTTATGATGGTGATAGACTCATACGAACCCTTAAGTATAAAACTCCGGAAAAGGCAGGTTTTCACCGTATTTACTGGAATATGGACGAAAAAGGACCGGATAGACCTTCTCGAAAAATAGTAAAGAAGAAGAAAGAATCGGGAGGTGTGGACGTAAAACCGGGCACCTACACGATTAAACTACATTTTGGTGACGTAAAGGACGAAACTACAATCACTGTAAAATCGGACCCAAGACTCAATGTGAATACTGCCTCCATTGCCGAGGTCTATAAGACAGGAAAGGAAATTGAGGAAATGACGCAAACAGCTGCCGATGCCGTTACCCAATTGGTAGAAAGCAAGATGGTTGCGGAAAAATATAGTAAGGAACTTAAAGAAATAGACGAGAAAAAGTACAAAGACCAAATTAAAGCTTCTAAGGATATCGTAAAGCAGATTGATTCTGTAGTAGCACTATATATTGGTAAGGTAGATAAACGCCAAGGTATTACCCGAAATCCGGAAATCACCGTAATGCAACGCATCGGAAATGCAAGTTACTATTCCAGTACTCGTAAAAACGGTATTACCAAAACAGAAAGAGATTTAATTACATATGCGAAAAACGAATTGAAAATGGCCTTGAACGAAACCAATTCCTTCTTTAGGAACAAATGGAAGGCGTACAGAGCATCTATTGAAAGCTTGAATGTTTCACCATTCAAAGAGACGGAAACTTTTAGTTTGGATGAATAA
- a CDS encoding methyltransferase domain-containing protein codes for MENQEKYWTARYHNQSTGWDIGHPSTPLKAYIDQLQDKSISILIPGAGNAYEAEYLWQNGFQNIYVMDISQIPLTSFQQRIPDFPKEQLLQEDFFEHKGQYDLILEQTFFCSFVPTDENRLGYAKQMANLLKPNGKLVGVWFNFPLTGDMEKRPFGGDKALYLSYFRPYLKPLTFEICHNSIPPRQGKELFGMFMKK; via the coding sequence ATGGAAAACCAAGAAAAATATTGGACCGCACGTTATCACAATCAAAGTACAGGTTGGGATATTGGCCACCCCTCCACTCCTTTAAAGGCATATATAGACCAATTACAGGACAAGTCCATTAGCATACTAATTCCTGGAGCGGGAAACGCCTACGAAGCGGAATATTTATGGCAAAATGGGTTTCAGAATATCTACGTGATGGACATCTCTCAAATCCCCTTGACCTCGTTCCAGCAAAGAATTCCTGACTTCCCCAAAGAACAATTACTTCAAGAAGATTTTTTTGAGCACAAAGGCCAGTATGATTTAATTCTAGAACAAACCTTTTTCTGCTCTTTTGTACCTACGGACGAGAACAGGCTTGGATATGCAAAACAGATGGCAAACCTTCTAAAGCCCAATGGGAAACTGGTAGGTGTTTGGTTTAATTTTCCTTTGACCGGCGATATGGAGAAACGTCCTTTTGGGGGCGATAAAGCATTGTACCTGAGCTACTTTAGGCCTTATTTAAAGCCACTGACTTTTGAAATCTGTCACAATTCCATTCCGCCAAGGCAGGGAAAAGAACTGTTTGGGATGTTTATGAAGAAGTAA
- a CDS encoding S41 family peptidase: MKNSFLILSTFIFSLYSMAQVSPKWVRYPSISPDGQTIAFTYQGDLYSVPVGGGTARQLTFHKAHDYEVVWSGNSEKLAFASNRFGNFDVYTMDAEGGPAERLTFHSTDETPYSFSADDKHVLFGAARQDAVTHRQYPISRQPELYSVPIEGGRVDQVLTVPAEDVQSNREGNKLVYHDKKGYEDTFRKHHVSAITRDIWEYDVATGKHRMLTSFKGEDRNPVYSANDQVIYYLSEESGSYNVHKMAADGSGKAQLTQLKTHPIRSLSIGNGTMSFSYDGELYTLREGETPKKVPVFIRTQRATNALEYVSVNGGVREMDISPDGKEIAFVSRGEVFVTAVDGSLTKRLTNTPEQERFVKFMPDGKAVTYASERDGKWSIYKTSKIRKEEPYFFAATILKEDTLLTTTTDVYLPEFSPDGNLMAYIEGRRTLKVKNLKTNTTTTLLTPNELYHFSDGDKYYQWSPDSKWLLVDWGVTLSNSEILLISADGKSRTNLTESGYYDISPKWINDGNQIIWFTNRNGLKSYATSGQSEFDVYSMFLTKDGWDKFNMTKEEYDLIKLMEEGDEKEDEDADDEGDKKKKKKNDDEKKETVKPLKFDLEDVQDRKARLTIHSSKLADAVLSKDGERLYYLTRFEKDLNLWEIEVRTKNTKMLVSLGAKSGGLQWDEKQENLFLLADGKIAKVDIKAGKKENVKLKSEMVLDADAERQYMFDHIWLRTNGIFYHSNFHGIDWKAMRTEYQKYLPHIGNSYEFAEMVSELLGELNVSHAGGRFNDDIKNGDATASLGIFMDYSHTGNGIKIAEVIKGGPLDKARFDLKPGMLIEKINGETILPSKDIASYLNRKAGEFMLLDIVGVNNTRKQITVKPISIGQESRLLYDRWVKQNEKEVLEKSKGTLGYVHIPGMSDEPYRTIYEQMMGKFIDKKAVIVDTRFNGGGDLVADLAMFFTGIPFLSYETEDRVVGGEPTSRWTKPTLAMFNESMYSDGSCFASGYVDLKIGKTVGMPVPGTCSFAGWERLPNGGVWGVVPVSAKNKAGEWLENNETNPEILVKNQPDVIANGRDEQLEKSIEVLLKEVE, encoded by the coding sequence ATGAAAAACTCCTTTTTAATCCTGTCCACCTTCATTTTTTCCCTTTACAGCATGGCTCAAGTAAGCCCAAAATGGGTGCGTTACCCGTCTATCTCTCCAGATGGTCAAACCATTGCTTTTACCTATCAGGGAGACCTATACAGCGTGCCAGTTGGCGGTGGAACCGCACGTCAATTGACCTTTCATAAAGCCCATGATTATGAAGTTGTTTGGAGTGGAAACAGTGAGAAACTAGCGTTTGCTTCCAACAGATTTGGGAATTTTGATGTCTATACCATGGATGCTGAAGGTGGACCCGCAGAGCGCCTCACCTTTCATAGCACCGATGAAACGCCTTATAGTTTTTCGGCAGATGATAAGCATGTTCTTTTTGGAGCCGCTAGACAAGATGCGGTAACCCATAGACAATATCCAATTAGTAGACAGCCTGAGCTATATAGCGTACCAATCGAAGGAGGTCGTGTGGACCAAGTGCTAACAGTACCGGCGGAAGATGTTCAATCGAATAGGGAAGGCAATAAGCTAGTGTACCATGATAAAAAGGGTTATGAGGATACCTTCCGAAAACACCACGTATCTGCCATAACCCGGGATATTTGGGAATACGATGTAGCCACAGGTAAACACAGGATGTTGACCAGCTTCAAAGGTGAGGACAGAAATCCCGTGTATAGTGCTAATGATCAGGTTATTTATTACCTAAGTGAAGAAAGTGGCTCCTACAACGTGCATAAAATGGCTGCGGACGGGTCTGGTAAGGCCCAACTAACGCAACTTAAAACACACCCAATTCGCTCGTTAAGTATAGGGAATGGTACCATGAGTTTTAGTTATGACGGTGAACTCTATACGCTTAGGGAAGGTGAAACACCTAAAAAAGTACCGGTATTTATACGAACGCAGCGTGCCACAAATGCATTGGAATATGTTTCTGTGAACGGTGGCGTTCGTGAAATGGACATTTCGCCAGATGGTAAGGAAATCGCTTTTGTAAGTAGGGGAGAAGTGTTCGTAACCGCCGTAGATGGTTCTTTGACCAAGCGACTCACCAATACACCGGAGCAGGAACGTTTCGTAAAATTCATGCCAGACGGTAAAGCGGTGACCTATGCAAGCGAACGGGACGGAAAATGGAGTATTTACAAAACCTCTAAAATTAGAAAAGAAGAGCCTTATTTTTTCGCGGCCACCATCTTAAAGGAAGACACCTTACTAACTACGACTACGGATGTATACCTTCCTGAGTTTTCGCCAGATGGTAATCTAATGGCCTATATAGAAGGGCGTAGAACGTTGAAAGTCAAAAACTTAAAAACAAATACGACTACTACCTTACTTACACCCAACGAGTTATATCATTTTTCGGATGGCGATAAGTATTACCAATGGAGTCCAGACAGCAAATGGCTTTTGGTAGACTGGGGCGTCACGCTAAGTAATAGCGAAATATTACTTATTTCCGCCGATGGGAAATCACGTACCAATTTAACAGAAAGTGGTTATTATGATATATCGCCAAAATGGATAAATGATGGTAATCAGATTATTTGGTTCACCAATCGAAACGGATTAAAAAGTTATGCCACCAGTGGACAGTCAGAATTTGATGTCTATAGCATGTTCCTGACCAAAGATGGATGGGATAAATTTAATATGACCAAGGAAGAATACGATTTGATAAAGTTGATGGAAGAGGGCGATGAGAAGGAGGATGAGGATGCCGATGATGAAGGGGATAAGAAGAAAAAGAAAAAGAACGATGACGAGAAAAAAGAAACCGTAAAACCTTTAAAATTTGATTTGGAAGATGTTCAAGACCGCAAGGCACGTTTAACCATACATTCTTCAAAATTGGCAGATGCTGTGCTATCAAAGGACGGTGAAAGGCTATACTATCTTACTCGTTTTGAGAAGGATTTAAACCTTTGGGAAATAGAGGTCAGGACCAAGAATACCAAGATGCTGGTTTCCTTAGGAGCCAAATCCGGTGGTTTACAATGGGACGAGAAACAAGAGAATTTGTTTCTACTTGCCGATGGGAAAATAGCAAAAGTAGATATCAAGGCCGGTAAAAAGGAGAATGTTAAATTAAAGTCGGAAATGGTGTTGGACGCCGATGCGGAGCGTCAGTATATGTTTGACCATATTTGGTTGCGTACCAACGGTATTTTCTACCATTCCAATTTTCACGGAATTGATTGGAAGGCCATGCGCACGGAATATCAAAAATACCTACCACATATTGGTAATTCATACGAATTTGCTGAAATGGTTTCGGAACTATTGGGTGAGTTGAACGTCTCGCATGCGGGCGGGCGCTTCAACGATGATATTAAAAATGGGGATGCTACCGCTTCTTTGGGAATTTTTATGGATTACAGTCATACGGGCAACGGTATAAAAATTGCCGAAGTCATTAAGGGAGGTCCGTTGGATAAGGCAAGATTTGATTTGAAGCCCGGGATGCTCATCGAGAAAATAAACGGTGAAACAATACTGCCCTCCAAGGATATTGCCAGTTATCTTAATAGAAAAGCAGGAGAATTTATGCTGTTGGACATTGTTGGAGTCAATAACACTAGAAAACAGATTACCGTAAAACCAATTTCCATAGGTCAGGAAAGTAGACTATTGTACGATAGATGGGTGAAACAGAACGAAAAAGAGGTTTTGGAAAAAAGTAAGGGAACCTTGGGTTATGTGCATATTCCGGGCATGAGCGATGAACCTTACCGCACCATCTACGAACAAATGATGGGTAAGTTCATAGATAAAAAAGCGGTAATTGTAGATACGCGATTCAATGGAGGCGGGGATTTGGTAGCGGATCTAGCGATGTTCTTTACGGGTATACCCTTTCTTTCCTATGAGACCGAAGATAGGGTCGTAGGTGGCGAACCTACCTCTAGGTGGACAAAGCCCACCTTAGCCATGTTCAACGAGTCTATGTATAGTGATGGTTCTTGTTTTGCAAGCGGTTATGTTGATTTAAAAATCGGAAAGACCGTAGGAATGCCTGTACCAGGAACCTGCAGTTTTGCAGGTTGGGAACGCTTACCCAATGGAGGTGTTTGGGGTGTGGTACCGGTAAGTGCAAAGAACAAGGCAGGAGAATGGTTGGAGAATAACGAGACCAATCCAGAGATTTTAGTTAAAAACCAACCGGATGTCATTGCTAATGGCCGGGATGAACAACTAGAAAAATCTATAGAAGTGTTGTTGAAAGAGGTGGAGTAG
- a CDS encoding metal-dependent hydrolase family protein, which produces MKNVILVLVCFLSLMLKAQTLLVPDRVFDGEELHSDWVVLMEGNTITYTGTTNEFTRPVNTKEIRLAGTTLMPGIIEGHSHLLLHPYNETDWNDQVLKESPVERAIRGTVHAKNTLMAGVTTTRDLGAEGAGYTDVYLKKTIDEGIIPGPRMLVAGPAIVATGAYGPKGFHDGVTVPLGAEAVSGVPEAITTVRRQMGNGADFIKIYADYRWTPGAISQPTFLQEEIDAMVATATSAGKYVVAHASTPEGIKRAINGGVETIEHGDGATLELFKLMKEKGIGFCPTLAAGDAIAQYRGWNKGKEQEPERIKKKRASFKLALESGVAIVFGGDVGVFTHGQNYREMELLVDYGMKPMAVLTSATSQNARMFHLNKLGNLKKGYWADIIAVKGDPLQDISRMKDVVFVMKDGIVYQEAN; this is translated from the coding sequence ATGAAAAATGTTATTCTTGTTTTAGTTTGTTTTTTAAGCTTGATGCTCAAGGCACAGACCCTATTGGTACCCGACCGTGTATTTGACGGGGAGGAATTACATTCGGATTGGGTAGTACTAATGGAGGGAAACACTATTACCTATACAGGTACTACAAACGAATTCACCAGACCTGTTAACACCAAAGAAATCAGACTTGCGGGGACAACGCTAATGCCCGGTATTATCGAGGGACATTCCCACCTATTACTACACCCCTATAACGAGACCGATTGGAACGACCAAGTATTAAAGGAATCGCCGGTGGAGAGGGCCATCCGAGGGACTGTACATGCTAAAAACACCCTTATGGCCGGCGTTACCACCACAAGGGATTTAGGGGCCGAGGGAGCGGGTTACACCGATGTTTATTTGAAAAAAACTATTGACGAGGGAATTATTCCAGGACCTCGTATGCTTGTTGCCGGACCTGCCATAGTCGCCACAGGTGCTTACGGACCCAAAGGATTTCACGATGGTGTTACCGTGCCACTTGGAGCGGAGGCGGTTAGTGGAGTGCCGGAAGCTATAACAACGGTGCGACGTCAAATGGGAAATGGTGCCGACTTTATTAAGATTTATGCCGACTACCGTTGGACGCCAGGGGCAATTTCCCAACCTACCTTTTTACAGGAGGAAATCGATGCCATGGTCGCTACGGCCACCAGTGCCGGAAAATACGTTGTCGCGCATGCAAGTACACCCGAGGGAATTAAACGTGCTATAAACGGAGGTGTAGAAACCATAGAACACGGAGATGGGGCTACTTTAGAACTGTTTAAACTCATGAAGGAAAAAGGTATCGGATTCTGTCCGACTCTTGCGGCCGGAGATGCAATTGCACAGTACCGTGGCTGGAATAAAGGAAAAGAACAGGAACCGGAACGCATAAAGAAGAAAAGGGCCTCTTTTAAATTAGCATTGGAATCGGGTGTAGCTATTGTTTTTGGTGGTGATGTGGGTGTTTTTACCCATGGACAAAATTATAGAGAAATGGAATTGCTCGTGGACTACGGAATGAAACCTATGGCGGTACTAACCTCAGCGACTTCCCAGAATGCCCGTATGTTTCATTTGAACAAACTCGGAAACTTAAAGAAGGGGTATTGGGCGGACATCATTGCCGTAAAAGGTGACCCTTTACAAGATATTTCCAGAATGAAGGATGTAGTATTTGTGATGAAGGATGGTATTGTTTATCAAGAAGCGAACTAA